Proteins found in one Miscanthus floridulus cultivar M001 chromosome 4, ASM1932011v1, whole genome shotgun sequence genomic segment:
- the LOC136551091 gene encoding ethylene-responsive transcription factor ERF094-like, with protein MGATCISTTTSSSSTSTTNTPVAYSSPPTMTTVQPSAVHGASPCDYLQEEAASGGDAPLIGVRKRPWGKFAAEIRDSTRNGERVWIGTFDTPEAAALAYDQAAYSMRGPAAVLNFPVEHVQESLQALGLSGAAGESPVLALKRRHCIRKRLPKNKKAAGKEQTKVVTSSHGHGHVMQKQADSCVLELEDLGADYLEQLLALSDQ; from the coding sequence ATGGGAGCCACCTgcatctccaccaccaccagctcctcCAGTACTTCGACGACGAACACACCAGTCGCGTATTCCTCGCCGCCGACGATGACGACGGTGCAACCCAGCGCCGTCCACGGGGCGAGCCCCTGCGACTACCTGCAGGAGGAGGCGGCGTCCGGCGGCGACGCGCCGCTTATCGGGGTGCGGAAGCGGCCGTGGGGCAAGTTTGCCGCCGAGATCAGGGACTCCACGCGCAATGGCGAGCGCGTGTGGATCGGCACCTTCGACACCCCCGAGGCCGCCGCGCTCGCCTACGACCAGGCCGCCTACTCCATGCGCGGCCCCGCCGCGGTGCTCAACTTCCCCGTCGAGCACGTGCAGGAGTCGCTGCAAGCGCTGGGGCTCAGCGGCGCCGCGGGGGAGTCGCCGGTGCTGGCGCTGAAGCGGCGCCACTGCATCCGTAAGCGCTTgcccaagaacaagaaggcgGCTGGCAAGGAACAGACGAAGGTGGTGACGAGCAGCCATGGACATGGGCATGTCATGCAAAAGCAGGCAGATTCTTGCGTGCTGGAGCTGGAGGACCTTGGGGCGGATTACTTGGAGCAGCTGCTCGCCCTGTCAGATCAATGA